Proteins from one Methanomassiliicoccales archaeon genomic window:
- a CDS encoding methyltransferase domain-containing protein yields the protein MVLKEMIGRECRKPTGAFGRLVARKMNRSHKAVTRWGLDFLDAGDGRMLLDLGCGGGHNLKNLAQLSPSAKVFGADYSHDMVSLSRRLNRTLIKKGRLEVLEASVSWLPFRDDIFDAVTAVETHFFWPDIVNDLKEIRRVMKPGTMLLIITEGYRHPAFEERNSEWENLSGFTMDTPDELRRYLKDAGFEPVESTELEKRNWLVAWGRKPMK from the coding sequence ATGGTACTCAAAGAAATGATTGGGCGAGAATGTAGGAAGCCCACTGGTGCATTTGGAAGGTTGGTAGCTAGGAAGATGAATAGAAGCCATAAGGCGGTCACCAGATGGGGGCTGGATTTCTTAGATGCCGGTGACGGCCGTATGCTCCTAGACTTAGGCTGCGGAGGCGGTCACAACTTGAAAAACCTGGCCCAACTATCTCCTTCAGCGAAGGTGTTCGGAGCTGATTACTCCCATGATATGGTCTCACTTTCTAGGAGGCTCAACCGAACCCTGATCAAGAAAGGCAGGTTGGAGGTGTTGGAAGCATCAGTATCCTGGCTCCCCTTCAGGGATGACATCTTTGATGCCGTCACCGCGGTGGAAACTCATTTTTTCTGGCCAGATATCGTCAACGATCTCAAAGAGATAAGAAGGGTGATGAAACCAGGCACCATGTTACTGATTATTACTGAAGGCTATCGTCATCCTGCTTTCGAGGAGAGGAACAGTGAATGGGAGAACCTGTCCGGTTTCACAATGGACACTCCGGATGAGCTCCGTAGGTACTTGAAGGACGCCGGGTTTGAGCCAGTAGAGAGCACGGAGTTAGAGAAACGGAATTGGTTAGTTGCATGGGGTAGAAAGCCTATGAAATGA
- a CDS encoding redoxin domain-containing protein codes for MKVQDFTLLDQNKEEFTLSKFVGRKVLLSFHPLAWTAICSEQMLSIEEHWSDFMALDTIAVGVSVDTVPSKKAWASNLGIERTRLLSDFWPHGEVSNMLGVFREKEGFSERANLIVDEEGKLIFSKIYPIKELPDIREILEVLQGFL; via the coding sequence ATGAAGGTGCAAGATTTCACACTATTGGATCAGAATAAGGAGGAGTTCACGCTATCCAAGTTCGTTGGTAGAAAGGTGCTACTTTCCTTTCATCCATTGGCTTGGACAGCGATCTGCTCGGAGCAAATGTTGTCCATTGAAGAACACTGGAGTGATTTTATGGCCCTGGATACTATCGCCGTTGGGGTGAGTGTGGACACAGTACCCTCAAAAAAAGCCTGGGCTAGCAATCTGGGTATTGAGAGGACAAGGTTGCTATCGGACTTCTGGCCACATGGCGAGGTGTCCAATATGCTAGGGGTCTTCAGGGAGAAAGAGGGTTTCTCGGAAAGGGCGAACCTTATCGTTGATGAAGAAGGAAAACTGATCTTCTCAAAAATATATCCCATCAAGGAGCTTCCCGATATCAGGGAGATTTTGGAAGTGCTTCAAGGATTTCTCTAA
- a CDS encoding C-terminal binding protein: MTFKIVYSDHLFDNLDYERGLFEEIDAIVVDGEATEAPLEEIVVDADALVVMYRPVNAALMDRMPNCKIINRSGIGFDIVDLDAATERGIYVTNIPDYCIQEVSDHAMAMILALQRKIAFYNTMMKAGEWDLNKGWMMHRIENQTLGLVAFGNIARAVCKKALVFGMNVIAYDPYLTDEQIIEGGAEPIKDLDSLLMNSDVISVHTPLTPETRGLIGEREISLMKENAIIINVARGGIVDEDALLIALEEKRILGAGLDVFAKEPVDLFGPLIQQERLICTPHAAWNSVESEMERRQKSAEDVIRALQGTVPKYLVNRKVLDRK, encoded by the coding sequence ATGACCTTCAAGATCGTGTATTCCGACCATCTTTTCGACAACCTCGACTACGAAAGAGGACTTTTTGAGGAGATCGATGCGATCGTCGTGGATGGTGAGGCCACAGAAGCGCCCTTGGAGGAAATAGTGGTCGATGCTGACGCCCTGGTCGTAATGTATCGCCCAGTTAATGCAGCACTTATGGATCGCATGCCCAATTGCAAGATCATCAACAGGAGCGGCATCGGATTCGATATCGTCGATCTAGATGCGGCTACAGAGCGGGGTATCTACGTCACCAATATTCCAGATTACTGCATCCAGGAGGTCTCAGATCACGCCATGGCCATGATACTGGCGCTGCAAAGGAAGATTGCCTTTTATAATACTATGATGAAGGCAGGAGAATGGGATCTCAATAAGGGGTGGATGATGCACAGAATCGAGAATCAGACATTGGGTCTTGTAGCCTTCGGGAACATTGCCCGTGCCGTCTGCAAGAAAGCCTTAGTTTTCGGAATGAATGTCATCGCCTACGATCCTTATCTAACGGACGAACAGATTATCGAGGGAGGGGCCGAGCCAATAAAGGATTTAGATTCGTTGCTCATGAACTCTGATGTCATCTCCGTTCACACCCCTCTGACTCCAGAGACTCGTGGACTTATCGGAGAGAGGGAGATTTCTCTGATGAAAGAGAATGCTATCATCATTAATGTCGCAAGGGGAGGAATTGTCGACGAGGACGCGCTTCTTATTGCTCTTGAGGAGAAGAGGATACTTGGAGCGGGTCTGGACGTATTCGCAAAGGAACCTGTCGATCTATTTGGACCGCTTATCCAGCAGGAGAGATTGATATGCACGCCACACGCTGCGTGGAATTCCGTCGAGAGCGAAATGGAGAGACGACAGAAGTCTGCAGAGGATGTGATTAGAGCGCTCCAGGGAACAGTTCCAAAATATCTAGTCAATAGGAAAGTGCTCGATAGAAAGTGA